The following proteins come from a genomic window of Sardina pilchardus chromosome 13, fSarPil1.1, whole genome shotgun sequence:
- the LOC134099376 gene encoding claudin-9-like isoform X2, with protein MPSAGVEILGMILAVAGWLGVMVACCLPMWRVVAYVGQNIVMAQVIWEGLWMSCVVQSTGQMHCRIYDSLLGLAADLQAARALTVTALLLGVLGIALAVAGAQCTNCARDPASKPRLALASGAAFAGAGLLVLVAVCWTAHAIVLDFHNPLLEETQKREFGNSLYFGWAAACLLLLGGALLSCSCSSSRARAHRARYSGVKTLSLDGHERRDYV; from the exons ATGCCCTCGGCCGGCGTGGAGATCCTGGGCATGATCCTGGCGGTGGCGGGCTGGCTGGGGGTGATGGTCGCCTGCTGCCTGCCCATGTGGCGCGTGGTGGCGTACGTGGGCCAGAACATCGTGATGGCGCAGGTGATCTGGGAGGGCCTGTGGATGTCCTGCGTGGTCCAAAGCACCGGTCAGATGCACTGCCGCATCTACGACTCCCTGCTGGGGCTCGCCGCCGACCTGCAAGCCGCCCGCGCCCTCACCGTCACCGCCCTGCTGCTGGGCGTGCTGGGCATCGCGCTGGCCGTGGCCGGCGCCCAGTGCACCAACTGCGCCCGCGACCCGGCCAGCAAGCCGCGGCTGGCGCTGGCGTCCGGCGCGGCGTTCGCGGGCGCggggctgctggtgctggtggccgTGTGCTGGACGGCGCACGCCATCGTGCTGGACTTCCACAACCCGCTGCTGGAGGAGACGCAGAAGAGGGAGTTCGGCAACTCGCTGTACTTCGGCTGGGCGGCGGCgtgcctgctgctgctcggCGGGGCACTGCTCTCGTGTTCGTGCTCGTCGTCCCGCGCCCGGGCACA CCGTGCCCGCTACTCCGGCGTCAAAACCCTCTCCCTCGACGGGCACGAGAGGAGAGACTACgtctag